CTCCACGCAACTGTTTACCGTAGTGTCCGCTAGGAAGCCTCCATGAGGTCTCTCAGGCTGTTCAATGCACTTCAtagcatttaaaaaataatgaggaTACATTTAATAACTAagtcctgaaaaaaaaaacctacggGGTGGTCAagtttggaatgcttttgattataggcCTGCTTAATCGTGACGATTTCAGGCTGCTCAGCAACATCCCTAGCAACGAGTTATTCAATTTGATTAAAACAGGGTTTGGTCGCCATTTTTGATTATAATTAGAGTAGAGTGGCCTCCCTTGAACGAATTCTTGCCCCTGTTATAAAAGGTGACTCAAGGACCGATAGTTTCGTTCCTTGACACTTATCACCAAACCTGTTTTCCGTCCCTTAATTAATCACCAAACCTGTTCGTTCTTAACACGATATTGATTTCTCGGATCAATACAATAATTtcactattaccattattattattattattatattatcattattatattatcattttattattattatattattattattattattattattattatttattattattattattattattatcattattatcattattattatcattattatcatcattattattattattattattattattatattattattattatcattattattattattattattattattatattattattattattattattattattattattattattatattattattattattatcatattagcGTACTTTGAATTATAACAGTGAGCCAtgaatttagatattttttgATGACAAAGCAAAACTaggtttaattttgtttataaaaattaaaagttatctGCTAATTCTTCGTTAATtactaattatttctaatttatttcaatgaaaaacCCAGACGGAAAATTCGAAGGAGAAATGTAGACAGACGAATTTAAACCCGCAAAACCTGTAGTCTTCTTGTAATCTGATTATTTCTGATGATTCCTCTTTGGCTTTTGATCATGAGCCTGTAGAGACCTCGTGTAACTCTGTTACAAGCCTAATCGATCGATACATAATCTGGGGCTAATAAGcaacaaatatattgatttcttttggttGGGAAGATATATTATTCATTGCAAGGATGCAAACTAATGTCATTAGCGACaagatttttattattcttccGTTACAATTCTATTCACATCTGTGATACATTACAGAAATATGAATTAATTCAGTacttggtgttttattttatcgacttcagaaGGATGAGAGGTGAAGTGAACATTAATAATTTCGCTTTCCATCCTTCTGGGGCTGTTATTAAACATCGGTTTCAAATTTCGACATAAGTCCAATAAATTCAAGGAggaggaaagtcgattacatcgaccccgaaaggatgaaaggcaaagttgacctcggcagaatttgaactcaggacgaaagacagatctatttctttactacccacaaggggctaaatacagaggggacaaacaaggacagacaaacggattaagtaactggtacttaatttatcgaccccgaaaggatgaaaggcaaagttgacctcggcggaatttgaactcaggacgtaaagacagacgaaatactgccaagcactTTGCCTGtggtgcaaacgattctgccagcgcattGTCCTAAAGATGTTATTAAATATTGCAAGGTATTTCGTACGAAACTCTAACCAGTTGTAGTCAAACTGCATCccgcaggactttctgaatggcgcCCCAAAcgaaaaattactttgaattcATTTTAGTAGTGCGACCCGTCTGCGGCTCTATTTTCGAAAAAGGCTGTCCCTGCCTGCTCTAACGAATCTGGTCATTTAACTGACCTCAAAGCAATATGGAACGAATAAAAAAAGCCTTTCGGCTTGATCATGTTCTTTTTTCCGCTGGCTTCAACCATTTTGATACCGACCCACCCGAAACACAAATTGTATGCTTCCAAATCATCTAAATAGAAACCCTCCTTCAAAATTCCACATTAATTTATGTTGCACACGCTAGTTTAATAacgataaagttattttaattgagttttttttatcttcaatatTAATTGAGACAAATACAGTATGTTTCAAAAGAAATAAGGTGACAAAATGGTTTAATGTGAGAAGAGTTAGAAggctttaagaaaataaataaaatataatggagatataataataataataataataataataataataataataatataataatataataataataataataataataataataataataataatgataataataataataataatgataataataataatcgactgATAAGCACTTTGTGTGTATTCAGTAGCAGTTTCTATGCTCTTTATTCACAGCCAAAGACTAACTGCTGTACCCGATCTCTATACGATCGCTTACAttcaagaaatagcagttaaattttcCACAGGCACATAGTGGGGAGATAGTCGATGGCAGAAATGAGAGGGGGTTCTGTGGAACGGgggataaggcggcaagctggcagaaacgttagcacgtcggacgaaatacttagcggtatttcgtctgtctttacgctttgaattcaaattacgccgaggtcgattttgcctttcatcctttcaggatcgataaactaagtaccagtttcgtattGGGTGGGGTTGAGCTAATCTACtgctccctctcccaaaatttcgggccttataccTAGAGTAGAATAAATATCAAGGAATTTCACCAGTTCTCTTTTTGGGTTCTCTATAAAACTATGAGCTGTTACTAACACCACTTGAAGTCAATTTATCTTTCTGGTTTTTTTTAAGCCCTAACTGcatttttaacgaaaatttaCGTAAGGGGTTGACAGTTTATGCAAATATTTACACAGAAGTACACAATGGATAGGGTAacagaagaaaatagagagaataaACGAttgagaaaaattaatttttgttcGAAGAAGATAATTTGGAGTTTTTATGTGCATGCAACTGTTGAGAAAAGCTTAGGTTCGAACTCACCATCATAGCCACCAATAACGTAAATAAAACCTTCCAATACGGTAGCAGCAAAGTTCGATCTTCGACCAAGCATAGGCTTCACACGGGACCACTTCTTTTCATGGATATTGTATCTCTCCACTGGCATTGGTCGATAAAtatgaattattaataataacaacaacaacaacaataatagcagccCAAattcaatgcctacctacaagaaaatacaaggccaacatattaaagaacggcagtagcccaacatgtcgtgtatacaaacaacaaaatgaaaccattgattatgttgactccaagtgcagtcttctagcgcctacagagtatctcaacaggcatgatagagctgcacaatatattcactgggtaatttgcaaaagcctggacttgccccatgataaaaactggtaggaacacaaaccacctccagtgcttgaaaatgatcacatctcattcctctggaacttcaccattcaaactgacagaaagatagatgcaaataggccagacattatattgaaagacttcagacaaagaacatgcctccacattgatatgactgtcccaatcgatataaacgtatctgtcaagacataccaaaaactgagcaaatataaagatcttgaaatagaaatcagcaaaatgtggaacctgaagactaaaacaatacctgttgccataggtgccctgggaatgatagcaaaaggggctgattgctacctagctcagataccaggaaactccaagatggcagaaattcaaaaaatagtgctcatggaaactgcccatatcctacgtaaaatactgtctatgtaatctcaaatttttaaaacaaacataattttcttgttttcttaaacattctctagaacaacattatgtacaaaaccaaatatatgacaccctaggcataacaccaacatgaacttctaacttgtttgtctcttgaggtctctgggtgagacttagagtcaagttgtacaaatacaaagcaaaagtcaaacatataacaactacaacaacaacaacaacaacaacaacaactactactactactactactactactactactactattttcaaTAGATTCATGGAAGTTTTCTCTCCGCAACCAAGTATCTCTCTGTCTTCCAAAAGTGTGTAGATCATTGTCTTTTGTgaatctgatattattattaaggtgactaAATGGTAAAGtcgttagcgcgtcgaacaaaatacctagcggcatttcttctggttctttacgttatgagttcaaattccaccgaagtcaagtttccttttcatcttttcggggccgatgaaattagtaccagttgaatccTGGAGACGATTTAATCTACTAGACTCCCGCCACCCACCAAATTGTTGACcttctgtcaaaatttaaaatcattattaagttGACGAGCTTGTAGAACTGTCAGAGCGTTGAACccaatgcttggcggcatttcttccaattcattacgttctaggttcaaattcctccgaggtccactctgccttttatcttctcggggtcgataaaataagcacctgttgGACACTGGCTTCAACGTAATCGACTAACAGAAATtgataggtagacaggtagacagacagacaaatagatagatagatagatagatagatagatagatagatagatagatagatagatagatagatagatagatagatagatagatagatagatagatagatagatagatagatagatagatagatagatagataaatagatagatagatagatgcatatatgtccCTTACCTGACCTCAGTCGGTGTTGTCCATTGAATCCTCCAAGAATGTAAAGGTTTGCGTTTAGAATCACAGCACTGAGACCCGTGCGATGAGTGGACATGTTCTCCAGAAGTGTCCACTGGTCCGTTTTGGCGCAGTAGACTTCCACAGTATTTAGACTGGTCAGTCCGTCAAAACCGCCGCAAACATAAAGCTTTCCTGgcaaaaataaagagaaacacaTGCGAGCACATAGGTGCAAAAAACAGATGCGGAGGAAATGGCAGGCAACAAGCAAAGATGGAGTGAAATAGGGATTCATTGACGCTGACAcaacttcacaaactgttactcggagtttcaaatAACCAATCATCAGACAGTCTGAAActctgatcacacacacacacacacacacacacacacacacacacacacacacacacacgaacgcacacacacacacacacacacaacacacacacacacacacacaaacacacaacggaCAGGAGAAAGAGAACTCAATACATGGACACACGATTATAAGAATCATGCACGAAACTCGGGCCTTGAGTAACTTTTGTATCTTTCTGCCATTTTACAAtattaaagtgtatatatatatgtatatagatatacatatatatatatatatatatatatattatatatatatattatatatatatatatatatatattatatatatatatattatatatatatatatatatatacaagagggaTGACCAGTAAGTGGACATCCAAAATGCTAGATGTAGACTCcaatggtctgaccactaagattgttctcaagaaaattcagcaagcgccagaactggtacttaatttatcgaccccgaaaagatgaaaggcaaagtcgacctcggcggaatttgaactctgaacgtaacagcagacgaaataccactaagcatttcgtccggcgtgctaacatttctgccagcttgccggctTAAATATGGAATGATATTGAAGATAGAATTTGGCAATAATATTATACCGCTACAGTGTGCTGGTAAAGCTTTGCTAAATCTCAATGCATTGTATCACGTCCTTGTTTTATTATGGAAAGTGCATCTGTAAATTCTAAACAATTCTTcagaaatatgtgtgcgtgtgtgtgcgcacgtgtcgtatgtatgtggttatatatatatatatttgtatatatgaggtctgatcaataagtatccggactgttgccatagtaacgaagctaaagcacacagagtaaagtCGCAtaacaaagattgaccttgaactctgctgtgcatgcacacgaAGTTTTGACGTTCTAGATCTCTTCCgctgcttacagcagtgcttggaaggaaggtgtgtagcgtatgaTCGTCGCCTTGAtcaatgacagagaaagttttcatggcgatacctgctcagaggcccacGCAAAGTCGCaggaagtgtatggagaggagtgtatgagctgcacacatgtgtacgagtggttcagacgtttccaacatggccgaaaaatgtcaatattgacagactttctgggagacccacaaccagaaGAACTGAGAAAACACTGCAGATGTTCGTGCAGCTgcgaggggaaatcgtcgaatcaccatccgtgagttatcaaagGATGTGCAGATTGGtttcggttcagttcagtccattatcaccgaagatttaggtatgagacacgtgtcttcttgattgtgtcgagaacgataaaaaggttttgaaaactttgcataggctctgagcaggtatcgtcaaGCTTTTGGAAAAATGTGATGCAGATTCTCTcctcaactttctctttcatggTCTATGCGACGATCACACTCTACACACCTTCCtgccaagcactgctgtaaacagcggaagtgagctagaacgttaaaacttagagcGCATGCCCAGCagagtacagagagagagagagagagaggcttcttttagtttctacctACTAagtctactcacaaagctttggtcggcccttgactataatagaagacacttgcccaatttgccacgcagcgggactgaaccaggaaccatgtggttgggaagcaagcttcgtttATTTACCAGACAATTTTGTCTCACCACACCattaggcgacgagctggcagaatcgtcagcacgccgggtgaaatgcttagcggtatttcgtttgccactacgttctgagttcaaattccacccgagatccactttgtctttcatcctttcgggggtgataaattaagtatcagttgagtactggagtcgatctaatcgactggcgccctcccccaaaatttcgggccttgttcctagaaaGGAGTATTGTTTTACCATTATAACGTAAATAGAGTTAAAGATGTATCTATAATAAGTTATGTCCGCTATTTCGTTCCATACTTTCCCCGGTTAAAGCGTTACAAACGTAGATTGTTGTAGACTATAATTATATGCACATAGTTTCCAGCGTTAATTACTCTGACGCTCCAGATTGCTATTCGCAATAATACGGGCTATGAACAACATTATTTGTAGTGGCTTATCACTAAATATGTTCATCTTACCTTTAAGAGGTGCTATCCCAGCATCACTCCTTGTATACCGCATAGGAGCGACCAAAACCCATTGATTGCTTGATCTGTGGTAACACTCCACCGCTCGATGCCGCTGCAGTCCATCATGACCACCGCAAGCATAAATTCGTCCATTTAACGCAGTACTTGCAACGTAGCAGCGGCTAAAGTGCATTGGCGATAATTCTTGCCACTGACGCGTTGCAATATCAAATCGGTGCACACCGTTGTAAtacttattattgtcattgtatcctccaagaatatatatttgttcatgcaAAACCACGGTGCCATGATAAGCTCGAAGACAATGAGCCGGATTTATAAGAATAAACCATTGATTCGTACGAGCATCATACGTTTCCATATTCGACATAATTCCATCCAGACCGTAGCCGCCTGTTATAAAGATTACTTCACTAGGAATCCGCGGCCGGAAAATAGTAGGCATTTCatgcaaatataatgaaatatctttataaaGTTGGCTAAGGTAAATACTTGCTTTATATTCAGTAACCGAGTTTTTCTTTAGTTTATCTAAAAT
This portion of the Octopus sinensis linkage group LG12, ASM634580v1, whole genome shotgun sequence genome encodes:
- the LOC115217905 gene encoding kelch-like protein 10 isoform X1, with translation MTSSIKYVKPDKGQDKFRCEIFQLMASKNLCDGEIILVEEQTRFQIHKVILAACSPYFRAIFTCGMKESISGKVVIPGISKDIMTNIVKYAYTNEIEITEENVQVLLCVANRLAISSVQKMCEEFLASRLTVYNCIGIYQFSKFYACTILIRKSWSFILEHFTVVSKLSSEFLSLTCNELEEIVRDDCLNVKEEESAFLACQRWIMFEPKIRASFSKRLFQNLRIGLLHPDILDKLKKNSVTEYKASIYLSQLYKDISLYLHEMPTIFRPRIPSEVIFITGGYGLDGIMSNMETYDARTNQWFILINPAHCLRAYHGTVVLHEQIYILGGYNDNNKYYNGVHRFDIATRQWQELSPMHFSRCYVASTALNGRIYACGGHDGLQRHRAVECYHRSSNQWVLVAPMRYTRSDAGIAPLKGKLYVCGGFDGLTSLNTVEVYCAKTDQWTLLENMSTHRTGLSAVILNANLYILGGFNGQHRLRSVERYNIHEKKWSRVKPMLGRRSNFAATVLEGFIYVIGGYDGQTVISTVECYDPYNRTWSPRADILYPRSAVSATTLKSQEYARYFTFYGQKDNT